Proteins found in one Sorghum bicolor cultivar BTx623 chromosome 1, Sorghum_bicolor_NCBIv3, whole genome shotgun sequence genomic segment:
- the LOC8059320 gene encoding heavy metal-associated isoprenylated plant protein 5 isoform X1 — MGEEKKAGKDAGGDKKKDAGAAAAPQPIVLKVDLHCAGCASKVRKAIKRAPGVESVTADMAAGKVVVTGPADAVELKERIEARAKKPVQIVSAGAGPPKKDKEKEKDKEKKADGGEKKADKEKGGDGGDKKADKEKGGGGGGEKKADKEKGGGGGEKKADKEKGADKPKEEKKPKEETVTLKIRLHCDGCIDRIKRRISKIKGVKDVAFDAAKDLVKVTGTMDAAALPAYLRDKLSRDVEVVAPGKKDGGGDKKDKGAGDGGDKKKDGGGEEKKDKAAAAAASVAPLPLADAAMYQMPPHYGYGAYPPAPGGYYGAAPPPPPNHAGGFYHPNAGVHYPPAPAYGYGGPSHLHAPQMFSDENPNACSVM; from the exons ATGGGTGAGGAGAAGAAGGCAGGCAAGGACGCCGGCGGCGACAAGAAGAAGGACGCCGGCGCGGCGGCCGCGCCGCAGCCCATCGTGCTGAAGGTCGACTTGCATTGCGCCGGCTGCGCCAGCAAGgttcgcaaggccatcaagcgCGCCCCAG GTGTGGAGTCGGTGACGGCGGACATGGCGGCGGGCAAGGTCGTCGTGACCGGTCCGGCGGACGCGGTGGAGCTCAAGGAGCGCATCGAGGCCAGGGCAAAGAAGCCCGTCCAGATCGtctccgccggcgccggcccgcccaagaaggacaaggaaaaggaaaaggacAAGGAGAAGAAAGCGGACGGCGGCGAGAAGAAGgcagacaaggagaagggcggcgacGGCGGAGACAAGAAGgccgacaaggagaagggcggcggcggcggcggcgagaagAAGGCCGACAAGGaaaagggcggcggcggcggcgagaagAAGgccgacaaggagaagggcgccGACAAGCccaaggaggagaagaagcCCAAGGAG GAGACGGTGACGCTCAAGATCCGGCTGCACTGCGACGGCTGCATCGACCGCATCAAGCGCCGCATCTCCAAGATCAAAG GCGTGAAGGATGTGGCGTTCGACGCCGCCAAGGACCTGGTGAAGGTGACCGGCACCATGGACGCCGCCGCTCTGCCGGCTTACCTCAGGGACAAGCTCAGCCGGGACGTCGAGGTCGTCGCCCCAGGCAAgaaggacggcggcggcgacaagAAGGACAAGGGCGCAGGAGACGGGGGAGACAAGAAGAAGGACGGTGGgggcgaggagaagaaggacaaggccgcggccgcggccgcgtcgGTGGCGCCGTTACCCCTGGCCGACGCCGCCATGTACCAGATGCCCCCGCACTACGGGTACGGCGCGTATCCGCCGGCTCCCGGCGGCTACTACGGcgccgccccgccgccgccacccaaCCACGCCGGTGGCTTCTACCACCCCAACGCCGGTGTCCATTACCCGCCCGCGCCGGCCTACGGGTACGGCGGCCCCTCCCACCTCCACGCGCCCCAGATGTTCAGCGACGAGAACCCCAACGCCTGCTCCGTCATGTGA
- the LOC8059320 gene encoding heavy metal-associated isoprenylated plant protein 3 isoform X2: MGEEKKAGKDAGGDKKKDAGAAAAPQPIVLKVDLHCAGCASKVRKAIKRAPGVESVTADMAAGKVVVTGPADAVELKERIEARAKKPVQIVSAGAGPPKKDKEKEKDKEKKADGGEKKADKEKGADKPKEEKKPKEETVTLKIRLHCDGCIDRIKRRISKIKGVKDVAFDAAKDLVKVTGTMDAAALPAYLRDKLSRDVEVVAPGKKDGGGDKKDKGAGDGGDKKKDGGGEEKKDKAAAAAASVAPLPLADAAMYQMPPHYGYGAYPPAPGGYYGAAPPPPPNHAGGFYHPNAGVHYPPAPAYGYGGPSHLHAPQMFSDENPNACSVM, encoded by the exons ATGGGTGAGGAGAAGAAGGCAGGCAAGGACGCCGGCGGCGACAAGAAGAAGGACGCCGGCGCGGCGGCCGCGCCGCAGCCCATCGTGCTGAAGGTCGACTTGCATTGCGCCGGCTGCGCCAGCAAGgttcgcaaggccatcaagcgCGCCCCAG GTGTGGAGTCGGTGACGGCGGACATGGCGGCGGGCAAGGTCGTCGTGACCGGTCCGGCGGACGCGGTGGAGCTCAAGGAGCGCATCGAGGCCAGGGCAAAGAAGCCCGTCCAGATCGtctccgccggcgccggcccgcccaagaaggacaaggaaaaggaaaaggacAAGGAGAAGAAAGCGGACGGCGGCGAGAAGAAG gccgacaaggagaagggcgccGACAAGCccaaggaggagaagaagcCCAAGGAG GAGACGGTGACGCTCAAGATCCGGCTGCACTGCGACGGCTGCATCGACCGCATCAAGCGCCGCATCTCCAAGATCAAAG GCGTGAAGGATGTGGCGTTCGACGCCGCCAAGGACCTGGTGAAGGTGACCGGCACCATGGACGCCGCCGCTCTGCCGGCTTACCTCAGGGACAAGCTCAGCCGGGACGTCGAGGTCGTCGCCCCAGGCAAgaaggacggcggcggcgacaagAAGGACAAGGGCGCAGGAGACGGGGGAGACAAGAAGAAGGACGGTGGgggcgaggagaagaaggacaaggccgcggccgcggccgcgtcgGTGGCGCCGTTACCCCTGGCCGACGCCGCCATGTACCAGATGCCCCCGCACTACGGGTACGGCGCGTATCCGCCGGCTCCCGGCGGCTACTACGGcgccgccccgccgccgccacccaaCCACGCCGGTGGCTTCTACCACCCCAACGCCGGTGTCCATTACCCGCCCGCGCCGGCCTACGGGTACGGCGGCCCCTCCCACCTCCACGCGCCCCAGATGTTCAGCGACGAGAACCCCAACGCCTGCTCCGTCATGTGA